Part of the Uloborus diversus isolate 005 chromosome 2, Udiv.v.3.1, whole genome shotgun sequence genome, caacaaattttattttctaaaatctttagTTTTCGAGATAAAGATTGGTGAAAATTAATTATGATTTAAACAAGTAATATTGACTTAACACGGATGTAAGTGGATTATAATTTTCCAATGGGCGGGACAAAATGACAAGTATGCAAGTGTTCAATTACACAATATAAAATACTAGATGGTTAAAAATCATGGTAAGTTCAAAATTGTTTACATCCACTGGATAGAATCACacagtaaacaaaaaaaagcaagttttataGAAGTGGATGCAATCAAATTTCGAAATGTGCAAAAAATCACAACTTAACAGTGAAAGTCtagaactcaaaatccatgattAATTGCCAGTTTCTATGATTGTGGagcattttttgccaaaaatcatgactttccttGATCAAATTCAATCATGATTGAAATCAGGGGCGAAAGTggactaaagtaaaattttgagaagacggtgaaattttcaaaagcttgtaaactcttcaaatatgctttcgaaaatcattgaaaaataaacattttgcaagttattttttcttttaaatatcatttttcagttttagaatgagGCCAGAgcattttcggaaacggcaaccaaAATGTTTGGAAAtgtcggatcacaaacacccctggttGAAATCCGTGTCTCTCCTGAAAAACACGGGGAACAATCAGGTTTATCAACAATGTATGATGGAGGTGGCTTTTAAGGTGTAATGCGCATTACTGATTCTAAAGTTAGCAGAGAAAAATCCAAGGAATATCCATGATGAAACAGTTGTGGAGAAGACTGGATCATACCTTCACTACACTATCCAAAGCATGGGAGTTCTTTATAAAACTATTTGGCGCATTAAcaaagatggcaaaaaaaaaaaaaaaaaaaagactctaagGCAGAGCAAAAGATGCAAGGTTGCATCCTTGATTGGCCTAAATCGACCAGTTCTTTTGTTACCAGCTACTGTCGGcctcgcttaatcgaatatcgctggttctaagaaatattatttgattaagcggggtatttcataaagcggggaaattttctttaccttaGAAAAtagacaacatttgtcttaaaacataataacCCGCTTAATcgagtaacggataaacgaataccccgctcaTACAAATAAAACTTTCCGGAACTGAATATTTCCTCATAGctgcaatgttaaagatccccgcttaattgaataatttccccggataatcgaataacaGCGATcagattttgcaaatatttttgttgagaaaacttttgaataaattagaaataagttAAGTGAGGGCAtacattgacaaaaaaaaaaagttattattgccGACAACGAGGGAGAAGAAGAACATTCCTactccatcaaaacatttccactgATTCTGTCTTTGCCgttacaaaagacaaaaaaataaagacaGCTCAGTCGATAACTGAACTGAATAgcacaaagaaatatacacattttagaagatataataaattgataaatattaaaagtaaaagatGGTAAACGAGAAAGGAGAAAAGGGAGTCAATAAAGTGTTCCCAAAATGTCCCCTTGAGCAAGCAACCCTCTAttagagaattttttaaaaaataatgtgctGGAAAAAGGTGACAAAACGAAGATTTCACAACTCAAGTTAtaagatttgttttttataattttcataaatatacttgtaattaattattaaactattttgtttatttagcttatttcaaaaacattttactaaTACACTAACTATTTCCTTTACATTTTCAATTCTGAAggaataacaataaatttatcattattacgttttaagacaaatggtgtcaatttagaaagataaaaaaaattcccctcgTAATCGAATagtatttcttggaaccgacaatATTCGATAAAGCGGGGCCGACAGTAAttataaatcaatagctatataaaggaaataactaattttatttgtaaaaagtttttgaaataagctaagttaacaaccaggggtctggccagaggatatttgggtccgttaacggacccttcacaaaaatccgatcaaccaaaacggacctttcacaaaatcccgatcaaacaaaacggacccttcacaaaattctgataaacaagatcggatctgtcacaaattgtttattgaaagagcaaatctgaaagcaaaataacgcatatttctgtgtataaaccgataatttttggaacctttttttaagtcaaattagagggatcagcttatacaaaatcggctaatttataaaaaaaaaaaaaaatcggcactcttgggatgctcctgcaagcgataaataattgctactgccaaataaatataatggttgtttgttttatcacagctaattagcagcggtgttgttgtaaacttttctgaaaaggcattggtaagcacttttctcccctcctgatttaataaacaataataatatatatctgcgaaatgaacttagaactgcaaagggatagtaagggtgaggaaaaaatatgatcgcttcagatagggttaccaacctcaaaattattaccacttagcgtctggcgttgaacctttataatgacttgattagaaaatattctcatcattttgccagcttgtcaatatttgcgttttcacggtgcggtgcgatgtttaattgttattttgggagaaaattatatgggttttgatttttcgatgctaacaaggatgattaactttaaataaactcttttaattaccgtttttttttctttagatgtctacattttgaaaaatgcaatcttttaacatccgatatgagaatcatattttgttcttttttcaagctaacttcgctttattaggattcaaataaatgaaaagtctctttatttctgttagaactctcatttcaagcttttaaagcaaaattccattttctgttatgagtcaaaaattaaaatgctgaatagatggtttattttattttattttttgggtcaactgtgcccacagatattaatgatatgttcatcataggactctaaaatgcaattttaaaataattttatcgaaaatatttcttttacaagccgtttttatacttttgatgccttcactttgagaattgcaatctctttgcatctgctatgggaatccaatttttcgaatttttgatgattattacgctttgttaagaggtaaacaattgaaatatctttttatttttgttaaaatcacggaatttataagttttaaacgaaattctgtgctttttaagagtgtcttgggtcaaaaagttgaatgctgaaccctattctgaattttattttatttatttatatttttgttacaattattttaagtactgtacagaaatatatctagtataacttaacataatgtagaatggtagataaatattgatgattgaaagagcgatgccccccccctccccccccccgccaaatatcagaaaaaaaatccagaatgatttcttcgacgtagaagaggaaaacactcaactttaggtttaattgatgcagtttgtgccatctctaaattctaaaatttcgttttaacaaaaaaaaaaattttttttttgcgaaattttttgatttttcacaaaattaattcatttttcacaaaattatttgatttttcacaaaaaacggaccctgtgaaaaatcctggacagacccctgacaacaaaatagtttactaatttattcatatattatagtatgtatgaaaattataaaaaagtaactCTCAACTTCAGTTATAAAATGGTTGTCTTAGCATCTTATTTCagtacaatatttttgaaaaaattgttttttgtaatggcaacgacaaaagaaattagattgAATGGAAGAAATCTTTTGATGAAAAAGAAGTTAAAGAAGTTTTTTCAAGCTCGTTGAAGGCAAAAAatagtgttttatatttttatgtcaaCAATTGTTCTTACTTAGCTTATtggtaatttattaaaaaacattaacaaaaatatttgcaaaagctgataaatattattcgattggggatctttaacattgcgtctatggggacATATTTGTttccgggaggttttattcatatataAAAGCGGGGTAATCATTTAtctgttacccgattaagcggggctgacagtatgtAGCACAATGGCTGTGGATCCACTAGAAGTTCATCTCCCAACCATCAATGATGCAACTTAAGCGATGCTACAATTGCAAAATGATCGATAAATATGCATAGCAATCaagattcaatactttttcattacAACTAATTGACAATTATTCTGCATTTCAGTCGTTGTCACTATCTTTGGTTAATGCTACATAGAAATTACTTGCTTAGAAATACCGTAGGTTAGTTTGTCTTAATAAACTTCTATAAACAAAACAagccaataaatattttaacaaaaatttcattaaaatgacaGATAATCCATCAgctaattaaaacattaaaagcagcattaaaatgttgaataatccatcAAATATTCAATAATTACAATGCAGGAGCTAACATGGTGGCAACGTccaagggcagttctcaaaaggtgggaacaaaaaagttaattctgagcaatttttaaaattttgaaatttgacatcaattttctttttattgcataGAACATCATATACAAACAttaaaagacagcaggtatttataaaaattaataaatagcaaatttaatgatcagtctgtaggtaacagattttggacatcgtTGTCCAGTAGGTAatagattttggacatcatcataatgtaagtttcagtttttgaacttttccaatgaaaattttatctatttacattctgcaatgaaaaataaaggaTTTAAAGCACTTGAATAACTTTAAATACTGGCCTTTAAATAGTAAAATTTTCTTATGGTTTCGTAGAATCCGAAAAAAAAACCCCCCAACCATTTTGCCAGCGCAGGTGATGAAGTCGCCAAAACTGACACTGTTGGCGAAAACCGGTAAACTCACTGGTAACCCTTTGCTTATCGTACGCTGTGAACTCACAGCATACGATAAGGaataaaaaggataaataataataaataaggataAGGCATCGCTAATCGGAATTTGCTTGGCGACTTTTGTGCCGTTGTGTTTACTTAAATATGTTCCGTTGTGATCATAACTTGTGTTTCTTCTGTTATTAATGTAATGTTCAATGCATaacgtattaattgtgcaaaatatcaATGGATTGAAGGAATTAacaatattatttctttattaaggttacaagacagaagatcatttataataatgaataaatagacagaattatcggcgtctagatcggaacgcaatttggacatctcacatgtatgtttaagaataAGTGATTTTCCTTCAAAGATACTGCacaaaaatatatgaaaacacttaaaaaaaaattaacaattgattttgaggattaaaaaatacctttaaaacacaTAAATCGTatatttagttctcaaataatagcattttcaagatcgtaacttttggacataaaTCGAACTTCCAACTTCcagtttttataaaattgtttacaacataaataatctgtctttaattttttaatttatggaaaatatcatcaaaaaaatattcagtttgagatttatggccttaattttttttttttttgaaacgaatggaaataattaaaaaaaaattttttagtggtacatttgctcagttaacgttttggtatgtccaaaattgtgccttttagcaaagaaaatattttttcaagggtatttgaagagcattttttccataatttatgtcaattcttgtctctatgcaatattataatttaactcaaaaatttttgagtttattaaaatgaaagttatttggtgtgttgaagcttcaaagttgaggtctgtgtttgctcccaccttttgagagcTGCCCCcaagttaattttcaattttcacaagTGGTAGAAAGTAAGTAAGTCACCAAGCCAAGTGAGATAGACACAATGCAAAAGGACCTAAGACTCTATATAAACTTGGTTAAAATAattggctctcctctgatatgcccccctcttggcgagattttaatttttcgctcgatacgaaaatcgccaataaggcgataacttggcaaccctggttttgcaacttgaacgctggaaagtagtttctctaagtctgtttttgcacgtgtatgtgttttaggaggtaggtgctcatatgtttcgctcttagggagattttaagttgaatactctaaaataaagtttcaattcaaactttattttagagtattctttttcttgttgttttttaatgttaatttagttgaattttctattttaattatgagttcggtttgtgatgttgtccaaatgtatcaattgaaatttttgaatgaatcttctttttctttttcgtcaggtcgtccaacgtttggacgtaccggagtcctaaatagattttttatatttaaactaattgaaaataaagaggttaggtaagtgaacatattttgaattattgtgtttttagtgtgtttctggtagtttgtattttggtctggttggcatttttgtagcacaaaaatggtgttaatttcacataaaatctgtgactttattgtatactgaacggaggagatctgtgacttatatccgactgtgatgtatattaaaagtcggagggataacggaccgaggtcctggcgagcccgaggtctcatagtactttcgtaatgagaccgaggcagaggtctcattacgaaagtactatgagactgagggctcgtatcccggagaaacaacggaaaaaaattaatgcattaatttcattaaataattaatgacataatttgaatttttcctgttggcgctaaaaaagcatcgctaagaacgatgtatgacatatgacgtcatacatagttttcttggcgacgcttttttggcgccaacaggaaaaagtcgccaagaggggggtatatcagatttgttccaaatAATTTCTATATGTATCAAATTATTAGCCATGGTAATaggaaaatgtcatttttataatgcatttaaaaatattaactattacTAGAGTAAATTCAGCACCTCATTTACTTGCgctttttgggattttttaaatatcatacaatcaaaatcatcaatttcatCCTGTGGCTGGGAACTAGAAACAGCTATCACAGAAATTTCAGGTTCAGGGCATTTTTTTTCAGGAGTATTCACCTGAAATACATCTTTTTCTACCATCTCCAATTCATCAGGAAGAATTTTAGTGTTTTGTTGATCTGAGCGtggttcttttaaaaaatgttcacaatTTCCTCCTTCTACTTGTTTATCAGGGGACCCAGGTATTTTGCCTTCacctaaactttcattttttctgctACAATTTTTTTTGGATATATGTGACTCAGACTCATCAATTTGCATCCCTTCTACTTGTAAATCCGAAGGAGTTCTGTCGGATATTTCATTTTCACCTAAATGGTCATCTTTTTCACCAACATTCTCTTTAGCTATATGAGACTCAGATTCATCAACCTGCACTTGTACTTGCAAATCAGAAGGAGTTCTATCAGATATTTCGCCTTCACCTAAATTACAATTATTTATGTGAGCTTCTTTAGTTAGTGCCTGAATTTTATCAACACAGCCCAACTTGGAAATACTATTATATTCTTCTATAAGATTATTAGGAGAGGAAGCAATATCGATGTCTATATCCATATCTGTAACTTCCCTCTTGGTGTCATTGGCTATTTCAGAAGCACTAGTGTATTGTTCAATGACTTGTTCTAACGATGGTTCTTCTGTGATGAGATCCATTTCTACAACTTTCTTAGGCGAGTTTTCTTGAATAGGAGCTGAAGGCGTACTGGAAAACATCCCTAACTTAGAAGGCACAAAGTCATCAGAACATACATTGGAACAAACAATTTTACTTTTAGAATTTTGAGGAGATTCATCCTCAGTATCGATTTCTATGGTATTAACATTTTTTCCCGCCACTGGTACACATTTAATATTATTGGAAGGTTTTATAATGTTCCCGCTGTCATCACTAATGTCACTGGTTTCGAGCGCTgtgattttaatttcataatcCGACATATTCATTAAGTAATTTTTCTCCGCACAATCTAAGACGAACTTCGAAGATAAAAATTTCTTACTAAA contains:
- the LOC129235150 gene encoding uncharacterized protein LOC129235150; translated protein: MSNFKHSIVLFSGDDGLPLEFNIINTTEKELLKALIEHGGGLCTLSDDAVHLVSPGTRVFNVDFSKKFLSSKFVLDCAEKNYLMNMSDYEIKITALETSDISDDSGNIIKPSNNIKCVPVAGKNVNTIEIDTEDESPQNSKSKIVCSNVCSDDFVPSKLGMFSSTPSAPIQENSPKKVVEMDLITEEPSLEQVIEQYTSASEIANDTKREVTDMDIDIDIASSPNNLIEEYNSISKLGCVDKIQALTKEAHINNCNLGEGEISDRTPSDLQVQVQVDESESHIAKENVGEKDDHLGENEISDRTPSDLQVEGMQIDESESHISKKNCSRKNESLGEGKIPGSPDKQVEGGNCEHFLKEPRSDQQNTKILPDELEMVEKDVFQVNTPEKKCPEPEISVIAVSSSQPQDEIDDFDCMIFKKSQKAQVNEEDECLSQSYTVSSSADAQVSSKGDVSGEIFENNFPAESDCDKQESRLTERQLYIQKLEKEVEKVLQKPSPKSIQDKLILVKYVCCVKRLSPAEVIQSLPNI